CTGATGCAAACAGCACCTTCACATGTGCGTGTTAGATAGTGTTATGGATCAAGCACATGACCTCCTGCTGAACCTTAATTGAAATCAAGGGTTCCTGTCCAGTTGTGGTTCTGAAATTTTGTGTCCTacgtacatttttttttttaatcgaaGAACCAAAACTTTTTAAGTATTTAAGTTCTCTGCTTCGCAACAAGTCTCGGAGAGAGACTGGTTATGGGAAGGATgtgtgtgtcccgtccccccaaaaaCCACTTGCATAACTATAACTTAGTACAGCTTGAAAGCCTTTAAAAATATGTTATATACTAGAGCAGACGTCTCCAAACTACTGCCTGGCAGCCACATCCAGTCTGcaacaacttaaaatatttttactgcaatttttttttgttgacgtgtgacatttttattcattatatatcatttatcAGTTTAAACACAGCATTTTTTCTTTGCAATTGTCACCTTTCTCTATTGTTCTGAATCAAATCAGGTtggttacaaaaaagatccaagtaaagcttattcatttaaaattcattggtttcttaaactgttttttttttcagcccgagaaaatgtataaaatatacaatgtggccctcggaTTGAAAAGTTTGGAGGCCTCTGTTCTAAATAGGAATGCTGGCTCACTTTTGGAAGCACTCTAAATCCAACCCTCTTGGTCCCCGAAGAAATTTTTGTAGCCATAACAGTCAATTCTTCCCTCCTGGCAATCCACACAGAATTACATTCCCTCTTCCTAATCTCAGATCCCCCCATTGATTTTGTTCGGTGTCCTGTTTCCAGACTGGAAAGCAGCAAGCACAAACAAAAGTtttgtggcatgtgctgctgtgAACTAGATCAGATCAACCTCCTGTACTGCTCTCCCAAATCTCCCACCTCGCCTTGCTGCAAAGTTGGGCCAGCTCTGTTTTGTGCCTTCAGTGTCTGGTTTGATCGTGTCCTGTGCGCCACTGTCCACATCAGAATGAAGCCACTGACAGCTTCAACAGAGGCCTTGAAGCAGCATATTATGCTCTGAGTGGTGCGCGATGTGTCTGTCGTATTTCTCTTATGCCCTTCTAATGCATTCAATGCTCCATTGAATTTCTCAGAGTAGTAAAAGTCCAGGGTTTACCTGACACGCATGAACGTTTCCATAGCTGGATGGCTCTGCTGTTCTCGTAGACATCTGCTTCTGCCATGACTAAAGAAGGGAAACAGGCAAAAAGGATGCAGAAATTGCATTTAGATTCATTTCTAGCTTCTTTCCACCTTCTGCTGAGTCGGACTGGCCGCACTGGCGAGCAGCTGCTCTCCATGGCTTCAGAAAAGGTTCTCTCCACCCTATCTGAAGCTGTTGCTGCTGACCAAAGCTGGGACCTTGTGCATAAAGGTCCCACACCCTCTCCCCAAGCTGATGCATGGTGTAAGTGAAGTGAGAAGTACTTGAAGTACTTGGATTTACCGTATCCACTGCTCTGGGATGGTCCAATCACGTTTTCATAAGCGTGGGAGTCTTCATCTGCAGAATGAGGAAGGGAGAGGTTTTACTTCATACAGCAAAGGAAAGTCTAGCACTACTTATTAGAAGGTGCCTAGAGAGAGGTGCGTAAATGGGCTGGTTTGTGGCAGCAACTGACTCCCACCCTGTCCCCCAAATCTGCAGCTATACCTGCAAGAACCCACAGATGTACTGTCTACTCCGCTCACCTCACAAATGGGAAAGATCCTTCAGCAATATGTAGATATGGGAAGAACTTGTCCAGTGATTTTTGGTATAAGAATAGGGGGTATTAAGTAGACAAGGGAGTGTCCCTACTTAGGTTTGTGAAACACTGGAGGGCTTGCAAGCTCTCAGCAAACCACACAGGTCTTCCCAGCCCTCTTCTGTGCATTTTAGGAGTGGGGATTTGAAGATGATCACCTCAGGCTGGTGGAGGATTCCTGCCAGCCACCCCACATctacctcccctccccatttcctggaatcaaaaaggaagaggggtacagagcagaaaaggaagtgtggaggagaggcgagtggtgggctagactgtCTAGCATCTCTGCTGCTCTAGCCAACCATTCTCATCTCCAGACACAGCTGGTGTGCTACTGGACAAGTGGGATATTTGGCACCTCACCTCCCAGGCtctgggaggtcttgggtcagtTCTGGGATCTTGGGATCATGCCCCAGATCTCTGAGAAACATCCCTTAGCAAATACACCATGCTTTCCTCCTCAGCTTACCGTTTGGTGGTCTTAGGAACTCTCCGCAGTTGGAATAATCTGCACGGATGGGCTCTCTgcgacagacaaaaagaaatggTAGCACAAGAGACACAACCTCTAATGcctggggttggggctgcctggggcaagaggagggaaagggagggttGAATCAGGGAATTaatgattcacagctcagtctctcagccaATAGTCTCACTAAGATCTTGTCTTCGGGCTTTTAAagaattattctttttttaaatcagtggtgGATTTTGTAATATCTCCATCACCTTTGCCTGAAATGATCACCTTTGGGGCTCTTCGGTCTCGAAAAAAGGggacctgagaggggacatgactgagacatgcagaattatgcaagggatggatagaatggTTTGAGGGAggccctttcacacaacaccagaaccaggggacatccactaaaactgagtgctgggagagttaggacagcaaaagaaagtatttctttacacagcatgcaatcagtctgtggaacgccttgccacaggatgtggcgatggcatctggcctagaggtctttaagaggggattggacaaatttctggagaaaaaaatatcacaggttacaagccaagatgagtatgtgcaacctcctgattttagaaggtgACTACCTCatcatgccagatgcaagggagggcaccaggatgcaggtctcttgttgccttgcgCATTCCCTgagacagctggtgggccactgtgagattcaggaagttggactaaatgggcctttggcctgatccagcgggggctcttcttatgttcttatgatcctaaAAAGTAGCTCTCTTCTTTACTGGGACTGTGAGCTTGGCAAGGTTCTTAAAGGGTGTGGTGGAAATAGGGAGGATAGATGATTTAAGAGACAAAGTTACGAAATGTGTTCATGGTAAGTAAATAAGTATCCCTGAAGTTGGAAACAAGTCTTTTTCCATTGATAGGTTTCAGGCACAAAGAACTCAGACGTTAAAATACACTTAAGAGACTTGGGTTTGGTGGTAGGGATCTAAAAGCTCCTTTTAGTTATGAGGGAATTACTGATCTGCTTGCCATTCAGTCCTCCTGGGAATGGGGCAGTCTACCCTAGAGAAATACTAGATACAGCTTTACACACAGGAGTGCTAAGGGTGGAAACTCCTTTTCTCTGTACAAGGATTCTGAACAGAAATTGAGAATTCTGAAGATCTGGGCTGAGGATTTCAATTTGACAACTGAGAAACAGGGGGTGGGGACGGGAGAGAGCACATAAAATGAACGGGGGAAGACGGTGAGGAACTCATCCATAAACTGTCCCAAAACCTATAGTTCTCCTGGACTTACACGTATGCAGTCTCTGGGTCTGTGGCAGTTTCTGAAAACACAATTTATGTGCTATTAGTTCATGGGGTCATGTAGAGGAGTGGCACAGAGCTGGAAAAACCCATGTCGGATCACCCCCAAACCTGCTAGCACTGCCATCTCACACTTATGGgttgagaaggaaaaaagagccAAGCAAAAACCTGGCACAGGGCTGAGAACCAATATGGCCAACCCAGGACAAAATGGCAGCACTCTTgccaaagaggaggagaagatgaTGGATGGAGAAAGGCGCACATTAACAGGGCATACAAGATGGCTCCTGGATGCTTCTGTAAGGAGGGAACTGTGGCAGACACAACCTCTCTCTACCTCAGTAATTTTCACTCAGtaagccatggcacactggtgtgccatgaaaagtcTACTGGTGTGCCctggaagtttggagcacaatgGCCCTCTCCCTAAAAGTCCTCTCAGATCTTATTTTGTGTAAAAATTATAAAACTTACAAGCAAATAGTTTTCCATTCAGACCCTTTCGGGAGACAGAACAAGTTGGTGACAGAGCTGGTAACAGCCAGAGCGACACACAAACCTGAACGTCCACATCTAGTCCACCTCTGTGtggccagtggaagcttttttttttaactggcatAGCAAGATGTTTCCTGCTGTGTCCATCTTGATGTTCTACTCTGAGAAGCTTCTAGGAAGTTCTACCACGTTCTAGAACTTCTGCTAATGAACAGAGGGACTTCCAGTGAATACAACAGACATTCTTTTAAAGTTAGTATTGTGATTCACACCAGGAAACATAATAGGAACAGGAAATGTATCCATCTGTTAAGTGGATCTTTGCCCTCTAAGAGGACCTGGCTGAATCCCTGCTTTGCAACTTTTGTGGATTCCAAAAGCCATGAGCAAATTTGggtatcaattttttttttatgcaaCAAAAACCAATTGAAATGAGATGCTCACCTTTCCGTGAATGTTTATACCTGGGCTCTGCACAGCTACCTGGAAAGGAAATCTATAGTTCAGGAAGAGCTAGTGGACAGAGGGTCTTTGGCACAATAaaggcaccttttttttttcttgagcacCAAATCATTCTACTCTCAGGGTTGAAAAACAGAGAGAGGGGaatgtgtggaggggaggggaggtgggcaagAGTCTCTCTGATGCTCAGCACACTCCCATACTTCCCCTTTCACTCcagagaaatttttgccaagtaatcaagctccaattctcactttgcctaaTCTCCGGATCAATCaattctgaaaagtttcctttctcaagcagcagataggcaggcgccaagtttctcgagcagcaggcagacacagctccttagaagcaattggttaaccttttcttctccttccttctgctgcagcctggttctgcttggcaaatgcttgcaaagcaggtctgttctgtgaaacaccaggatgggaatcctcctttccatctgaagcaggctacaattcaatgcacccttacttaagaataacacccatggaaagcggtgggtctacttctgagtgaaaAGGGTTGCCAagatctcatctctctgctgtgaattgaattgcacactcccagttatgtgttacgggttgtatgttgtacgtagagcttctggcttaacacaccagacaccttaaaggtggatttgattcatggatctcctgcagtggttcccaacctttttcacttgcatatcccttggcagcccatttccataaattgtacccttcatattagcaaaatgtttgtaattaataatacaagccctcatctcctctctacgaaagcccagaattcatgtatttatcacagtgttttctctttttatctgtttgaagaacagaagactctgcctttgcactgttttgcaccagaagtgtgctgagaaattctgggtgattgatcactttccatattatgtttcagcttttttactgtgctggttttcaatcactggtgcatacatgaattgatggccaaaaactagatattggtggagctttcacagccaactagctacctcccttcttgccttgctggtccttgcaaggcattcctgtcttgcaaggcgttctggagcacagcctgcctttttctgccattattccactatttttcaagtacccctaaaggtcctgttgagtgtccctgggagtacatgaataccaggttgggaaccactattttactggtatgttgtttacagtacacttactccgatagtgtttacaaaaaggtgatgaagaccagaatttaaaaagaataaaaatgtatcttatgatcttttactatgtgtttttttttaaattagagacTACGGTTCTTATGTAACAATTAGtgctgggttatttttcaggatctggcctcgaatAAAATCAGACAACACTATAGCCAgacaaccccctaagtttaacccccaacttaaccgaggttcatagaaaattccatgattgttggctcaaaacctgccctcgacttatctgtggggtcagcttataggcgagtgtctgtggtaaCTATTTTATTGGGGGGATGGGCCTGATTTGTGAGGTTTGGAACCATCACTTCTGTGACTATGTTTGTCTGTGCACGTCGCAATTAATGAATTATAATTAACGGTAATGTTGGTAATTCATTATATTTACTTTAACTACTTCAATAAAGACATATTTAATAAACATATCCAACAACATATTGAGagccagtatggtgtagtggtttaggaattggacttagactgggaagagccaggttcaagtccctgctcagatATGAAGCtacctggttgaccttgggccagtcacagggcgcaatcctaaccaaatttctagcactggcatagctgtgccagtggggcatgtgctgcatcctgcagttggggggaagtcatggaggcctcctgaagataTGGCagagtttgttctcttacctcgaagttgcattgcccttatgtcagtgcaggaaaatgggttaggattgtgcccacaatctctcagcctcacctaccttgtgAGGATTAAAGGAGGGGGGTAATTATACATCACTCTGAACTGCTTAGAAGAGagacggtataaaaatgtgaaagactGAAAATAAATAACATATTTATCTCACCTTTTCATTTTTACAAAAATACCCAAGATGGCAcacatcaattaaaaaaaaaaaaaagcaataggaTAAGATCAAAAGATGAAACACAAAGCAGGACAATTTAGTAGTCACACACACAGGGCAGCCAGGCTAAAATGTTTAACATCTAACCCGAGTGCTCATAAAAGATCAAAATGTATCATGAGACTCGATACAGGCAACTTAGGGGCACCTTCCTATAGGGATCAAAAACAAACTTACCAGCATGTCTTGAAATGGAGGGATGCTTAGGAATGGACACATTTGTTTTCCGCTTGCTACAAAAATAGAAGGACGTTTGTGTAAACAGTGTGAAATTATTCCCAAAGGGCCAAAAACTTGCACCGTGGTGGCCAACATACTGGCACAGCACAGCTTACCTCGGTCCCGGGATTCTGCGTGACTTTTTCATGTGTTCCAGCCCTGAAACTGCAAAGGAGCAAGTGAAACTGAAAGCCAAATCTTCAGTCACGCTTTGGGAAAGGGGAAAGTTGCAGGCATGACTCATCTGACAGCTGGCATGCTGGGGCAGAAGCTAAGTCTTGTCCAATGCATCATTGCTAAGTCAGTGCATCATTTCCTTAAAACTGCTTTCCCTTTGATAAGTGGGGAAAGCACCTTATATTTGCCATTTCTCACATATGGCATCTCACACAAGAGCCTTGCTGGTTCAGTCCCCAGGCCCACCttcccagcatcctgcttcccactggGGTCAAACAGTTGCACCCACGAAAACAAGCAGGGCATGGAGGCAACATCCTCATCCCCCCATCCTATGTCCTCAGCACTGAAAGATCAGAGATAGAATGCCCCTATTTGCGAAGGTTCCATTCCTATTATAGTTAGTCAGAATGgaacagcagccctgctggatcagaccaaaggttcatttTATGCAACAtctatttcccacagtggccgcCTGAGAATGCATGTTCCAGGTACCAATCATGACTAATAGCGATTGGTGGACGTCACTCCATGCATCTCTCCAATCCCCTGTCAAGAcaaattctccccctccccaaaccatcCCTCTAAGTTGCTCAAGGAGAGGAGAGCTCTTACCATAGGGCAACTTGGCTACCTGTTTTGGCCTCTCatgtttttataataataataataataactctgtatttatatactgcctttctggtcattggattactcctctgactttattcaaggcggtttacataggcaggcatttctaaatccctcatttttacaatcatagagtttctctctttcaagaaccaacaacatttcagagtggatcttcctggtttggtctcccttctggcctccagttctcccacacaggccgacaagcagctccatctctcacatggagggcagccaagacgcttcttgctcacaccaagagcaggtggaatcactcagctcagcttgtcagctgcttcaaggtctccccattctcagccgttcagggagctgccggtgtcctcgaaccggcgaccttctgatgctatcttcaggctaacggaggctctaccctctcgaccagacctcctgcccagcattATCACATGCTAATGCTCGAAATGTGGGGGAAAGTGTGGCAGGATTGGCCACCTGTAGCCACCGTGCTTGGCAATGATAAAGGACATTCAGAACTCTGTTTTTAGTTATTCTGATTATTTTGTTGTTTCATGTTTTAAACTGTCCTGAGATTTTTTTTGCCTGAAGAGTTGTATATGCATAgtatcactcactcactcactcactcactcactcactcactcactcactcactcactcaatcaatcaatcaatcaaatggaCAGACTTTGAGAAAGCACCGACACTCACTTGAAGAGGAACGCACCACTTCCAATATCTGTTGGTTTTCAATTCTGAAAGAACAGAGAGTGACCAGTGAGGTATTGACATACAAATATCACCATGCAGATGGCCCCCAAAATGACATGTGTCAGTCACAAATTTGATGCGCT
The DNA window shown above is from Tiliqua scincoides isolate rTilSci1 chromosome 8, rTilSci1.hap2, whole genome shotgun sequence and carries:
- the LAT2 gene encoding linker for activation of T-cells family member 2, encoding MISPFLCRKKESLNKVGILRDRTMSQVELIWGAFSLMVLGALLTMCMKCRWFGSKQEKTGLSQQSNQIENQQILEVVRSSSISGLEHMKKSRRIPGPSKRKTNVSIPKHPSISRHAGSCAEPRYKHSRKETATDPETAYVEPIRADYSNCGEFLRPPNDEDSHAYENVIGPSQSSGYVMAEADVYENSRAIQLWKRSCVSESSTDDEPDYINAEVALQA